A single window of Liolophura sinensis isolate JHLJ2023 chromosome 6, CUHK_Ljap_v2, whole genome shotgun sequence DNA harbors:
- the LOC135468381 gene encoding uncharacterized protein LOC135468381 isoform X2 has protein sequence MASSMAMYNESFYPDGDGVLSCQLKQQATNHCVFDDESILALVRAVQETECYTPFIKEELKMKIRERRQASGKEELVLEKPTVNKNELTATDVHRREIRKEQNRRAARRYRNKQRTKASVVRKVSSKKWISWSKTTAC, from the exons ATGGCGAGCAGCATGGCGATGTACAACGAGAGCTTTTACCCCGATGGTGACGGTGTGTTATCATGCCAGTTAAAACAACAGGCGACGAACCATTGTGTATTTGACGACGAGAGTATACTAGCCTTGGTACGAGCTGTACAAGAAACAGAGTGTTACACCCCATTTATTAAAGAAGAACTGAAAATGAAGATCAGAGAACGACGACAAGCGTCGGGAAAAGAAGAGTTAGTCTTGGAAAAGCCCACTGTAAACAAAAACGAG CTAACAGCTACAGATGTCCACCGACGAGAGataagaaaagaacaaaaccGAAGAGCCGCACGTCGCTACCGCAATAAACAGAGAACTAAGGCTTCTGTGGTCCGCAAGGTGAGCTCAAA GAAATGGATAAGCTGGAGCAAGACAACAGCATGCTGA
- the LOC135468381 gene encoding uncharacterized protein LOC135468381 isoform X1 → MASSMAMYNESFYPDGDGVLSCQLKQQATNHCVFDDESILALVRAVQETECYTPFIKEELKMKIRERRQASGKEELVLEKPTVNKNELTATDVHRREIRKEQNRRAARRYRNKQRTKASVVRKEMDKLEQDNSMLMSEIKKLHEEKNELFQVLQNHLQECLLGPLSLNAESWHLPDLPME, encoded by the exons ATGGCGAGCAGCATGGCGATGTACAACGAGAGCTTTTACCCCGATGGTGACGGTGTGTTATCATGCCAGTTAAAACAACAGGCGACGAACCATTGTGTATTTGACGACGAGAGTATACTAGCCTTGGTACGAGCTGTACAAGAAACAGAGTGTTACACCCCATTTATTAAAGAAGAACTGAAAATGAAGATCAGAGAACGACGACAAGCGTCGGGAAAAGAAGAGTTAGTCTTGGAAAAGCCCACTGTAAACAAAAACGAG CTAACAGCTACAGATGTCCACCGACGAGAGataagaaaagaacaaaaccGAAGAGCCGCACGTCGCTACCGCAATAAACAGAGAACTAAGGCTTCTGTGGTCCGCAAG GAAATGGATAAGCTGGAGCAAGACAACAGCATGCTGATGTCTGAAATCAAAAAATTGCATGAGGAAAAGAACGAGCTATTCCAGGTCCTCCAGAACCATTTACAGGAGTGTTTGCTGGGGCCGTTGTCTCTTAATGCCGAGTCATGGCACCTACCAGATTTACCAATGGAATAA